The Mucilaginibacter mallensis genome has a segment encoding these proteins:
- a CDS encoding BaiN/RdsA family NAD(P)/FAD-dependent oxidoreductase: MATNLIKQTDFDAIIIGGGACGLMCAVQAGFLGKRTLILERNDKVGAKILISGGGRCNYTNLYSSTQQFISANVHFAKSAFAQWTVDDTVSFFETYGIEGQEKTLGQLFPTSNNARDVVKVFTNLCYELGQEIQCDTTVKNIKQIDSGFHISYEKNGKEHTIEAPKVVIASGGLPIPKIGATDFGLSIARKFDLKIIDTAPALVPLTITGKDQPWYEQLSGNSIFCRVWNDRISFDENILFTHWGLSGPAILQISSYWKPGEFIYIDLLPNQDIVELIQQEKEVNGKKMLLAYLAGLYTRKFAEALSDKLPVEKNLASLTKADIENISSLIHEFKVKPAGDKGYDKAEVMRGGVSTDELSSKTLEVKKVPGLYYGGECVDVTGWLGGYNFQWAWASGFVIAQSI; the protein is encoded by the coding sequence ATGGCAACAAATTTAATAAAACAAACAGATTTTGACGCTATAATTATTGGCGGAGGTGCATGCGGACTAATGTGCGCAGTACAGGCAGGTTTTTTAGGTAAGCGCACACTCATACTGGAGCGGAACGATAAGGTAGGCGCAAAGATACTGATCAGTGGGGGAGGCCGGTGTAATTATACCAACTTGTATTCATCGACACAGCAATTTATATCGGCTAACGTGCATTTCGCTAAGTCGGCCTTCGCGCAGTGGACTGTGGATGATACTGTCAGCTTTTTTGAAACCTATGGCATTGAGGGCCAGGAGAAAACATTGGGCCAGCTATTTCCCACAAGTAATAATGCCCGTGATGTGGTTAAGGTTTTCACTAATCTTTGCTATGAATTAGGGCAGGAAATTCAGTGTGATACTACGGTTAAAAACATCAAACAAATAGATAGCGGTTTTCATATCAGCTATGAAAAAAACGGGAAAGAGCACACCATTGAAGCGCCCAAAGTAGTAATTGCATCGGGCGGTTTACCGATCCCTAAAATAGGTGCAACAGATTTTGGCCTGAGCATAGCACGCAAATTTGACCTTAAAATTATCGATACCGCACCTGCCTTAGTGCCGTTAACCATCACCGGAAAAGATCAGCCATGGTATGAACAGTTATCAGGAAACAGTATTTTTTGCAGGGTGTGGAACGACAGGATCAGTTTTGATGAAAATATTTTATTCACCCATTGGGGATTGAGCGGACCTGCTATATTGCAAATTTCATCCTATTGGAAACCGGGTGAGTTTATTTATATCGATCTGTTACCCAATCAGGATATTGTGGAATTGATACAGCAGGAAAAAGAAGTGAATGGTAAAAAGATGCTGCTGGCTTATTTGGCGGGTCTTTACACCCGCAAATTTGCCGAGGCGTTGAGTGATAAACTGCCTGTTGAAAAGAACCTGGCTTCATTAACCAAAGCCGATATTGAGAATATCAGCAGCCTGATTCACGAGTTTAAAGTAAAACCAGCCGGGGACAAGGGCTATGATAAAGCCGAAGTTATGCGCGGCGGTGTATCAACCGACGAGCTATCCTCCAAAACCCTTGAAGTTAAAAAAGTACCCGGCCTGTACTATGGCGGCGAATGTGTGGATGTCACCGGCTGGCTGGGCGGCTACAACTTTCAATGGGCCTGGGCCAGCGGGTTTGTTATAGCGCAGAGCATTTAA
- a CDS encoding ABC-F family ATP-binding cassette domain-containing protein: MIAINNLTFEIGARALYDEANWHIKPGEKIGLIGANGTGKTTLLKMIVGEYKPTSGTISMAKDLTMGYLNQDLLSYSSDKTILHVAMEAFERQNQLHDEIEVLLKKLETDYTEDLLHKLSDKQHEFEVLDGYSIEYKAHEILAGLGFSDAETQRKLSTFSGGWRMRVMLAKILLQAPDILLLDEPTNHLDLPSIQWLEDYLKAFDGAVIIVSHDRWFLDKVINRTVESRKGKLTVYAGNYSFYLEEKAQREEIQRGEFKNQQSKIKQEERLIERFRAKASKAKMAQSRIKALDKLERVDDVDDDNPSVNFSFRFSKQSGRHVVTLENITKKYPAIDILDHTEAIIEKGDKIALIGANGKGKSTLLRIVASADKDFTGKFETGHNVTQTFFAQHQLESLHLESQILQELQAFAPKHNETELRSILGSFLFTGDDVFKKIKVLSGGEKSRVALAKALTADANFLILDEPTNHLDIASVNILIQALKQFEGTLIVVSHDRYFLDNVANKIWFIEDQKIKIYPGTYAEYDEWQAKRKLELKGAPAPKVEKKEEKKPEPVKEQKPQSENKFQQLKKLNQDLSKMEEQMSELERAVKQFEAQLADEKLYSDANKSKEVTRNYEAKKLELGAIQLRWEALAEQIMELEA; the protein is encoded by the coding sequence ATGATAGCTATAAATAACCTTACGTTTGAGATTGGTGCAAGAGCCTTATATGATGAAGCTAACTGGCATATTAAACCTGGAGAAAAGATAGGCCTTATTGGCGCTAACGGAACCGGCAAAACCACGCTGCTTAAAATGATTGTAGGCGAGTACAAACCAACATCGGGCACTATATCAATGGCTAAGGACCTGACCATGGGTTACCTGAACCAGGATTTGCTATCGTATTCTTCTGATAAAACCATCTTACACGTGGCAATGGAGGCTTTTGAGCGCCAGAACCAATTGCATGATGAAATAGAAGTCCTGCTTAAAAAGCTGGAAACCGACTATACCGAAGATTTATTGCATAAGCTAAGCGACAAACAACATGAGTTTGAAGTGCTCGACGGTTACAGCATTGAATATAAAGCGCACGAAATTTTAGCCGGTCTGGGTTTTAGCGATGCTGAAACACAACGCAAGCTGAGCACCTTTTCGGGTGGATGGCGCATGCGTGTAATGCTGGCCAAGATACTTTTACAGGCACCGGATATCCTTTTACTGGATGAGCCTACCAACCACCTTGACTTACCATCTATCCAATGGCTTGAGGATTACCTGAAAGCTTTTGACGGCGCGGTGATCATCGTATCGCACGATAGGTGGTTTTTGGATAAGGTTATTAACCGTACTGTTGAATCGCGTAAAGGTAAGCTGACAGTTTACGCCGGTAACTACTCTTTCTATTTAGAGGAAAAAGCGCAACGTGAAGAAATTCAGCGTGGTGAGTTTAAGAACCAGCAATCAAAAATAAAACAGGAGGAACGTTTGATCGAACGCTTCCGTGCTAAGGCATCCAAGGCAAAAATGGCGCAATCGCGTATCAAGGCTCTGGATAAACTGGAGCGTGTGGATGATGTGGATGATGATAACCCATCGGTAAACTTCAGCTTCCGTTTCTCTAAACAATCTGGCAGGCATGTGGTAACTTTAGAGAATATCACTAAAAAATACCCTGCTATTGATATTTTAGACCATACCGAGGCAATTATTGAAAAGGGCGATAAAATAGCCTTGATCGGTGCCAACGGTAAAGGTAAATCAACCCTGTTACGTATTGTAGCCAGTGCCGATAAGGATTTTACCGGCAAGTTTGAAACCGGTCATAACGTTACGCAAACATTCTTCGCGCAGCACCAGTTAGAATCGCTGCACCTGGAAAGCCAGATCTTACAGGAACTACAAGCATTTGCGCCTAAACATAATGAAACAGAGCTGCGTTCTATATTAGGTTCGTTCCTGTTTACCGGTGATGATGTTTTCAAGAAGATAAAGGTACTTTCGGGTGGTGAAAAATCACGTGTAGCTTTGGCTAAGGCCTTAACCGCTGATGCTAACTTCCTGATACTGGATGAGCCCACCAATCACCTTGACATAGCGTCGGTTAATATATTGATACAGGCTTTAAAGCAGTTTGAAGGCACGCTGATCGTAGTATCGCACGATAGGTATTTCCTGGATAATGTGGCCAACAAAATATGGTTTATTGAGGATCAGAAAATAAAGATCTACCCAGGTACTTATGCCGAATACGATGAGTGGCAGGCAAAACGTAAGCTTGAACTAAAAGGCGCGCCCGCACCTAAGGTTGAAAAGAAAGAAGAAAAAAAACCTGAGCCTGTTAAAGAACAGAAACCACAATCAGAAAATAAATTCCAGCAATTAAAAAAACTGAACCAGGATCTTTCAAAAATGGAAGAGCAAATGAGCGAGCTTGAGCGTGCGGTTAAGCAGTTTGAAGCACAGCTGGCTGATGAAAAGCTGTATAGCGATGCTAACAAATCCAAAGAAGTAACCCGTAACTACGAGGCGAAAAAACTGGAATTAGGTGCCATACAACTCCGCTGGGAGGCTTT
- a CDS encoding NADH-quinone oxidoreductase subunit B translates to MNDITSESGGMMITKMNDLLNWARLSSLWPLSFGIACCAIEMMGSFASTYDLDRFGVFPRPSARQADVIIIAGTVTFKMAERIKRLYEQMPEPKYVISMGSCSNCGGPYWQHGYHVVKGVDRVIPVDVYVQGCPPRPEALIGAILELQKKIEGETLAGNTAIV, encoded by the coding sequence ATGAATGATATAACCAGCGAAAGTGGCGGCATGATGATTACCAAAATGAACGACCTGCTTAACTGGGCACGTTTATCATCCTTATGGCCATTGAGCTTTGGGATAGCCTGCTGCGCCATTGAAATGATGGGCTCATTCGCTTCAACCTACGACCTCGACCGCTTTGGTGTATTCCCGCGACCATCAGCACGCCAGGCAGATGTGATCATCATAGCCGGAACCGTTACCTTTAAAATGGCCGAGCGCATTAAACGCCTTTATGAGCAAATGCCCGAACCAAAATATGTGATCTCCATGGGCTCATGCTCCAACTGTGGCGGCCCCTACTGGCAGCATGGCTACCATGTGGTAAAAGGTGTAGACAGGGTGATACCTGTTGATGTGTATGTACAAGGCTGCCCGCCACGCCCCGAAGCGCTGATAGGCGCTATTTTGGAGTTGCAGAAGAAGATTGAAGGGGAAACGCTGGCGGGAAATACGGCAATTGTTTAG
- a CDS encoding transposase, which produces MSHQYRVRNPEEIYFVTFTVIDWVDVFTRPAYKQLITESLTYCQQNKGLEVHAFCLMTNHIHLLISANAPAKLPDIIRDFKKHTSKQIINLVEQENESRRDWMLYRFQYRLNTTTA; this is translated from the coding sequence ATGTCACATCAATACCGTGTCAGAAATCCTGAAGAAATATATTTTGTAACATTTACAGTAATTGATTGGGTTGATGTATTTACGAGGCCTGCTTACAAACAATTAATCACCGAATCTTTAACCTACTGTCAACAAAATAAAGGACTTGAAGTGCATGCTTTTTGCCTGATGACAAATCATATTCATTTACTTATTTCTGCGAATGCTCCTGCTAAATTGCCTGATATTATCAGGGATTTTAAAAAGCATACCAGTAAACAAATCATCAATTTAGTTGAACAGGAAAATGAAAGTCGCAGGGATTGGATGTTATATAGGTTTCAATATCGTCTAAATACAACAACCGCATAG
- a CDS encoding NADH-quinone oxidoreductase subunit A, with translation MDDVVQISEFGKILIFLITGIILVCLIFFVNRLMSPNHPNAEKLSSYECGEEPTGSAWLPFNSRFYVIALVFLLFEVEMVFVFPWATVFGSHEINNFDPRWGMLSLIEMFVFLGVLILGLVYVWCKGDLDWIKPKPITPTTDVRIPISLYDQLNTEQSTYVVKQFSMQQPVAVAAVETPTAPVAQPIRKPMFKPTFKKASDE, from the coding sequence ATGGACGATGTTGTGCAAATATCAGAATTTGGAAAGATACTTATCTTTTTAATAACAGGAATAATACTGGTATGCCTTATATTTTTTGTAAACCGGTTAATGTCGCCAAATCACCCTAATGCTGAGAAATTAAGCTCATACGAATGCGGTGAAGAACCAACAGGCAGCGCATGGCTGCCCTTCAATTCCCGTTTTTATGTTATCGCACTGGTTTTCCTGCTTTTTGAGGTAGAGATGGTGTTCGTTTTCCCCTGGGCTACTGTATTTGGCAGTCACGAGATCAATAATTTTGATCCGCGCTGGGGTATGTTATCGCTGATCGAGATGTTCGTGTTTTTAGGTGTGTTAATATTAGGTCTGGTATACGTTTGGTGCAAAGGCGACCTGGATTGGATAAAACCAAAGCCCATCACCCCAACAACCGATGTAAGGATCCCTATATCGCTGTACGATCAGCTGAATACCGAACAAAGCACATACGTTGTAAAGCAATTCAGCATGCAACAACCTGTTGCGGTCGCTGCTGTTGAAACTCCTACTGCGCCTGTTGCACAACCTATCAGGAAACCCATGTTTAAACCAACTTTTAAAAAGGCAAGCGATGAATGA